A region of Pseudomonas putida DNA encodes the following proteins:
- a CDS encoding LacI family DNA-binding transcriptional regulator yields MSQAKDPPRKRRGAGRVTLADVARAAAVSAISVSRYFNQPEQVSPPLRERIEAAVQALGYVPNLVAGGLASARGRIVGMVIPNISGPIFAQTIQAFSDTLSRHGYQLLLASSYFSEEQEESAVRAFLGWSPAALVVTSHFHSPATEKMLAEADVPVVEIWDYRPERAPLQVGFLHHQVGVQACRYLLDKGHRRIAFVQNSAAGDLSALERRDGYIEALHDAGLEPWVFVPSAECAPFEAGKQAMEALIRRTPRPEAIIFANDNLAAGAVLAGQRAGLRLPEDMAIVGFGDYPFADMLLPSLTTLRPPSREIGEVAALRVLQHLGAVAHEGEVQRLNLLACELLARESA; encoded by the coding sequence GTGAGCCAGGCCAAGGATCCCCCCCGCAAGCGTCGTGGCGCAGGCCGTGTCACCCTGGCCGACGTGGCGCGCGCCGCAGCCGTTTCGGCGATCAGCGTGTCGCGTTACTTCAACCAGCCCGAACAGGTGTCGCCGCCTCTGCGCGAGCGCATCGAGGCCGCCGTGCAGGCGCTGGGCTATGTCCCCAACCTGGTGGCCGGCGGCCTGGCCTCGGCGCGGGGGCGGATTGTCGGCATGGTGATCCCGAACATCTCGGGGCCTATCTTTGCCCAGACCATCCAGGCCTTCAGCGACACCCTCAGCCGTCACGGCTATCAGTTGTTGTTGGCGTCCAGCTACTTCAGCGAAGAACAGGAAGAGAGCGCGGTGCGTGCCTTTCTTGGCTGGTCGCCTGCCGCACTGGTGGTCACCAGCCATTTCCACAGCCCAGCAACTGAAAAGATGCTGGCCGAGGCTGACGTGCCCGTGGTGGAGATCTGGGATTACCGCCCCGAACGGGCGCCATTGCAGGTCGGTTTCCTCCATCACCAGGTGGGCGTGCAGGCGTGCCGCTACTTGCTGGACAAGGGGCACCGACGCATCGCCTTCGTGCAAAACAGCGCTGCCGGCGACCTGAGCGCGCTGGAGCGGCGCGACGGCTACATTGAAGCGTTGCACGACGCCGGGCTTGAACCCTGGGTGTTCGTGCCCTCGGCCGAGTGCGCGCCGTTCGAGGCGGGCAAGCAGGCGATGGAGGCGCTGATCCGCCGCACACCACGCCCCGAGGCGATCATCTTCGCCAATGACAACCTCGCCGCAGGTGCCGTGCTGGCCGGCCAGCGCGCGGGGTTGCGGCTGCCGGAGGACATGGCGATCGTCGGCTTTGGCGACTACCCGTTCGCCGACATGCTGCTGCCCAGCCTGACCACCCTCAGGCCACCGTCGCGGGAGATTGGCGAGGTGGCAGCCTTGCGCGTGCTGCAGCACCTGGGCGCCGTCGCGCATGAGGGCGAGGTGCAACGGTTGAACCTGCTTGCCTGCGAACTGCTAGCCCGCGAAAGCGCCTGA
- a CDS encoding class II aldolase/adducin family protein: MSSLSVVSPHANTVRQRVSAEEWEVRVKLAAAYRLAALFRWTDHIYTHFSARVPGPDEHFLINAFGLLFDEITASNLVKVDVDGTLIDDPLGLGINQAGYVIHSAIHRARPDLKAVLHTHTRDGAAVSAQRDGLLPISQHALAYYSRVVYHDYEGVALDLDEQQRLVANLGDSNILILRNHGLLTGGVSVEHALRELHGLERACNIQVAAQAGGHDQLLHAAPAAIAKVHEQSKRFSDGLGEGIQRHWDALIRQLDREGLDYQD; encoded by the coding sequence ATGAGCTCATTGTCTGTCGTATCCCCCCACGCAAACACCGTTCGCCAGCGGGTCAGCGCCGAGGAATGGGAGGTACGGGTGAAACTGGCCGCAGCCTATCGCCTGGCGGCGTTGTTCCGCTGGACCGACCACATCTACACGCACTTTTCAGCGCGGGTGCCAGGGCCTGACGAACACTTCCTGATCAACGCCTTTGGCTTGCTGTTCGATGAAATCACCGCGTCCAACCTGGTCAAGGTGGATGTCGACGGCACCCTCATCGACGACCCACTGGGCCTTGGCATCAACCAGGCCGGCTACGTCATCCACAGCGCCATCCACCGCGCGCGGCCCGACCTCAAGGCGGTGCTGCATACCCATACCCGCGATGGTGCTGCCGTCTCGGCCCAGCGCGATGGGCTGCTGCCCATTTCCCAGCACGCCTTGGCCTACTACAGCCGGGTGGTCTACCACGACTACGAAGGCGTCGCCCTCGACCTGGACGAGCAACAGCGTCTGGTTGCCAACCTGGGTGACAGCAACATCCTGATCCTGCGCAACCACGGCCTGCTCACCGGTGGGGTCAGTGTCGAGCATGCGCTCCGCGAGCTGCATGGGCTGGAGCGTGCCTGCAACATCCAGGTGGCGGCGCAGGCTGGGGGCCATGATCAGCTGCTGCATGCGGCACCGGCTGCGATTGCCAAGGTGCATGAGCAGTCCAAGCGGTTTTCCGATGGGCTGGGCGAAGGGATTCAGCGGCATTGGGATGCGTTGATCCGCCAATTGGATCGGGAGGGGCTGGATTACCAGGACTGA
- a CDS encoding D-isomer specific 2-hydroxyacid dehydrogenase family protein, which translates to MSHSIIASQLAPQANQYLREHLPDHEVIDIAPGQLQLDVPADVFIVRPINIRGNRVDTPPPGWPWSLRWVQVVSSGIDFYPDWVFQGPPVTSGKGANAEQVAEFALALVFAAAKQLPGLWVNDADWRLTPLAPLRGRTLGVFGFGSIGQSLARKASALGMQVLALNRPGQPIAEVPGVERVGCLQQLFAGSNHLVIAAPLTSATRGLINRQVLAQAKPGLHLINIARGALLDQQALLEALDSGLIGRASLDVTDPEPLPAGHPLYHHPRVFLSPHTSAISEDGYPALLEAFLDNFARYREQAPLRNLVDIQRGY; encoded by the coding sequence ATGAGCCACTCGATCATTGCCAGCCAGCTTGCCCCCCAGGCCAACCAATACCTGCGCGAGCATCTGCCCGACCACGAAGTCATCGACATCGCGCCTGGCCAGTTGCAGCTGGATGTACCCGCCGATGTGTTCATCGTGCGCCCGATCAACATCCGCGGTAACCGCGTGGACACCCCGCCGCCAGGCTGGCCCTGGTCGCTGCGTTGGGTACAGGTGGTGTCTTCAGGCATCGATTTCTACCCTGACTGGGTATTCCAGGGGCCACCGGTCACCAGTGGCAAGGGCGCCAATGCCGAGCAGGTCGCAGAATTCGCCCTGGCCCTGGTCTTTGCCGCCGCCAAGCAACTGCCGGGGTTGTGGGTGAACGATGCCGACTGGCGCCTGACCCCCTTGGCGCCGTTGCGCGGCCGCACCTTGGGTGTCTTCGGCTTCGGCAGCATTGGCCAGAGCCTGGCGCGCAAGGCCAGCGCACTGGGGATGCAGGTACTGGCGCTGAACCGCCCGGGCCAGCCGATTGCCGAGGTGCCCGGTGTCGAGCGCGTCGGGTGCCTGCAACAGCTGTTCGCAGGCAGCAATCATCTGGTCATCGCCGCACCGCTCACCTCGGCCACGCGAGGGCTGATCAACCGCCAGGTGCTGGCCCAGGCCAAGCCCGGCCTGCACCTGATCAACATCGCCCGCGGCGCTCTGCTCGACCAGCAAGCCCTGCTCGAAGCCCTGGACAGTGGCTTGATCGGCCGCGCCAGCCTCGATGTCACCGACCCGGAACCCCTGCCGGCAGGCCACCCGTTGTACCACCACCCGCGCGTATTTCTGTCGCCGCACACCTCGGCGATTTCCGAGGACGGCTACCCCGCGCTGCTCGAAGCCTTCCTCGACAACTTTGCCCGTTACCGCGAGCAGGCGCCGCTGCGCAACCTGGTCGATATCCAGCGCGGCTACTGA
- the mgrA gene encoding L-glyceraldehyde 3-phosphate reductase — protein MSYAAHPERYARMPYRRVGRSGLVLPALSLGLWHNFGDATPIDTQRALLRTAFDAGINHFDLANNYGPPYGSAETNFGRLLREDLRSYRDELIISSKAGWDMWPGPYGQGGSSRKYLISSLDQSLQRLGLDYVDIFYSHRFDADTPLEETAIALADIVRQGKALYVGISSYSAGKTAEIAALLAELKVPLLIHQPSYNLFNRWIERDLLATTDTLGAGVIVFTALAQGLLSDKYLNGIPADARVNRAGGGSLLPQHLSPDNIARARALNEIARERGQSLAQLALAWTLRDPRVSSALIGASRPEQIIENVAALDHLTFTPEELAAIDRYAVEGGINLWEKPSTDWKE, from the coding sequence ATGAGCTACGCCGCCCACCCCGAGCGCTATGCGCGCATGCCTTATCGCCGTGTCGGCCGCAGTGGCCTGGTGTTGCCGGCCCTGTCCCTGGGCCTGTGGCACAACTTTGGTGACGCGACGCCTATCGATACCCAGCGCGCCTTGCTGCGCACGGCATTCGATGCCGGCATCAACCACTTCGACCTGGCCAACAACTACGGCCCGCCTTATGGCAGCGCCGAGACCAACTTCGGCCGGCTGCTGCGTGAAGACCTGCGCAGCTACCGCGACGAGCTGATCATCTCAAGCAAGGCCGGTTGGGACATGTGGCCTGGCCCTTACGGGCAGGGCGGCAGTTCGCGCAAGTACCTGATCAGCAGCCTCGATCAGAGCCTGCAGCGCCTGGGGCTGGATTACGTCGATATCTTCTATTCGCACCGTTTCGATGCCGACACCCCGTTGGAAGAAACTGCCATTGCCCTGGCCGACATCGTGCGCCAAGGCAAGGCACTGTATGTCGGCATCTCCTCCTACTCAGCTGGCAAGACCGCTGAAATCGCCGCACTGCTGGCCGAACTCAAGGTGCCCCTGCTGATTCACCAGCCTTCGTACAACCTGTTCAACCGCTGGATCGAGCGCGACCTGCTGGCCACTACCGATACCCTCGGCGCCGGGGTGATCGTGTTCACCGCTTTGGCTCAAGGCCTGCTCAGTGACAAGTACCTGAACGGCATTCCCGCCGATGCCCGGGTCAACCGTGCCGGCGGTGGCTCGCTGCTGCCCCAGCACTTGTCGCCAGACAATATCGCCCGCGCCCGCGCGCTCAATGAAATTGCCCGTGAGCGGGGCCAAAGCCTGGCTCAGTTGGCCCTGGCCTGGACCCTGCGCGACCCGCGCGTGAGTTCGGCGCTGATTGGCGCAAGTCGCCCCGAGCAGATCATCGAAAACGTGGCCGCGCTCGACCACCTGACGTTCACCCCCGAGGAGTTGGCGGCGATCGACCGGTACGCGGTTGAGGGCGGGATCAACCTCTGGGAAAAACCCTCGACCGACTGGAAGGAGTGA
- a CDS encoding TonB-dependent receptor has translation MQTTPFPSTQRRPLAAAILLAAVGQAAQATEPVEAAPQATALSAVTVTATRREASLQEVPVAVSVIDGEQLERDNRNNVASIVQQVPTLNYRAGASNKDTSLFIRGVGTISTSPGVEPTVATVVDGVVFGRPGQSTLDLLDLERIEVLRGPQGTLFGKNASAGVLNVVSKAIPEQTRGYVDYSHFGGGDENRLRFGIGGRFSEQLKGSLSTLWGDYDGNVENVANGHDVNGYERKGARGKLEFEPNEALRLTLIADYMKGEDTLPSGVITRASAAFASQLRPVTPSAHNRDINSDFKTHVEDENQGLSAQLDWQLGDYTLTSISAWRGWDNTQYQDGDRRALLPVTASHDKGTVDYDQYSQEFRLTSPKGQFNEYVLGAFYMHGTSNETYQRLSVNGGVANNGRADYSTTNDSVALFGENTFNFTDDLRAIFGLRWTHDDLEYDHRRISSSATAVTGIQPSTASSGSVDEDGWSGRTGLQYDFNDHLTGYVTYSRGYKGPAYNVFFNMQPRDTDALKPETSDAYEIGLKSTALDNRLTANLAVFHTDYDNYQANFFDTVANQVVTRLVNAGKVKTQGVELDASFQATSQLKFSTAVAYTKARVDHFNCPAGAAANCNIDGGRLPFAPDWKTYVRADYVIPLANGLDVELSSDYSWQDSVQFSLDQNPDTVQGAYGIWNASIALADYNDGWRVALLGKNLGDKSYAQMLASGGDYIYRSVPRDDGRYFGVQLRKDF, from the coding sequence ATGCAGACAACTCCGTTTCCAAGCACACAACGCCGGCCGCTGGCAGCGGCTATTCTGTTGGCCGCAGTCGGCCAGGCCGCTCAGGCTACCGAACCTGTCGAGGCCGCGCCGCAGGCCACGGCGCTGAGCGCGGTGACCGTCACCGCCACGCGCCGTGAAGCCAGCTTGCAGGAAGTGCCGGTGGCGGTATCGGTGATCGATGGCGAGCAGCTTGAGCGTGACAACCGCAACAACGTGGCCAGCATCGTTCAGCAGGTGCCGACACTCAACTACCGTGCAGGGGCTTCGAACAAGGACACGTCGCTGTTCATTCGTGGCGTCGGCACTATTTCCACATCACCCGGCGTCGAGCCCACCGTGGCCACCGTGGTCGATGGCGTGGTGTTCGGCCGGCCCGGCCAATCAACCCTCGACCTGCTCGACCTGGAGCGCATCGAAGTGCTGCGCGGCCCGCAGGGTACGCTGTTCGGCAAGAACGCTTCGGCCGGTGTGCTCAACGTCGTCAGCAAAGCCATCCCCGAGCAGACCCGCGGCTATGTGGATTACTCGCACTTTGGCGGGGGCGATGAGAACCGCCTGCGCTTCGGCATCGGCGGACGCTTCAGCGAACAGCTCAAGGGCTCGCTGAGCACCTTGTGGGGTGACTACGACGGCAATGTCGAGAACGTTGCCAACGGCCATGACGTCAATGGCTACGAGCGCAAGGGCGCCCGTGGCAAGCTGGAGTTCGAACCCAACGAAGCCCTGCGCCTGACCCTGATCGCCGACTACATGAAAGGCGAAGACACGCTCCCCAGCGGTGTAATCACCCGCGCCAGTGCCGCGTTTGCCAGCCAACTGCGCCCCGTCACGCCAAGCGCCCACAACCGCGACATCAACAGCGACTTCAAGACCCACGTCGAAGACGAGAACCAGGGCCTCTCGGCCCAGCTCGACTGGCAGTTGGGTGACTACACCCTGACGTCGATCAGCGCTTGGCGCGGCTGGGACAACACCCAGTACCAGGACGGCGACCGCCGCGCCTTGCTCCCTGTGACCGCATCCCATGACAAGGGTACGGTGGACTACGACCAGTACAGCCAGGAGTTTCGCCTGACCTCGCCCAAAGGGCAGTTCAACGAGTACGTGCTCGGCGCCTTCTACATGCACGGCACCTCCAACGAAACCTACCAGCGCCTGTCGGTCAACGGCGGCGTGGCCAACAATGGCCGGGCGGACTACTCGACGACCAACGACAGCGTCGCACTGTTCGGTGAAAACACTTTCAACTTCACCGACGATTTGCGCGCCATCTTCGGCCTGCGCTGGACCCACGACGACCTGGAATACGACCACCGCCGCATCTCCAGCTCGGCTACCGCAGTCACCGGCATCCAGCCTTCGACCGCAAGCTCGGGTTCGGTGGACGAGGATGGCTGGAGTGGGCGTACCGGCCTGCAATACGACTTCAACGACCACCTCACCGGCTACGTCACCTACTCGCGTGGCTACAAAGGCCCGGCCTACAACGTGTTCTTCAACATGCAGCCGCGCGACACCGACGCCCTCAAGCCTGAAACCTCCGACGCCTACGAGATCGGCCTGAAGAGCACGGCGCTGGACAACCGCCTGACGGCCAACCTGGCGGTGTTCCACACCGACTACGACAACTACCAGGCCAACTTCTTCGACACGGTGGCCAACCAGGTGGTGACCCGCCTGGTCAACGCCGGCAAGGTCAAGACCCAGGGGGTGGAACTGGATGCCAGCTTCCAGGCCACGTCGCAGCTGAAGTTCAGCACCGCCGTGGCGTATACCAAGGCCCGCGTCGATCACTTCAACTGCCCGGCGGGGGCAGCCGCCAACTGCAACATCGACGGCGGTCGCCTGCCGTTTGCCCCGGACTGGAAGACCTACGTGCGCGCCGACTACGTGATCCCGCTGGCAAACGGCTTGGATGTCGAGCTTTCCAGCGACTACAGCTGGCAGGACTCGGTGCAGTTCAGCCTGGACCAGAACCCGGACACCGTGCAGGGCGCCTACGGCATCTGGAACGCCAGCATTGCCCTGGCCGATTACAACGACGGCTGGCGCGTGGCGCTGCTGGGCAAGAACCTGGGGGACAAGTCGTATGCGCAGATGCTGGCCAGTGGCGGCGATTACATCTACCGCTCCGTGCCGCGCGATGACGGGCGCTACTTCGGCGTGCAGTTGCGCAAGGATTTTTGA
- a CDS encoding acyl-CoA dehydrogenase family protein yields the protein MSHPPSATALAELTQALAANAERYDRSGQFPADNFSLLHRHGLLSLTVPRALGGGGADLATARQVVAAVGKSDPSTALILVMQYLQHFRLQDEARWPEHLRLQVARDAVANGALINAFRVEPELGTPARGGLPATVARRTQEGWRLSGRKIYSTGSYGLTWYLVWARSDDPDPLVGGFLVHKDTPGISIAEDWDHLGMRATCSHEVRFDDVLIPLDHAVSVSPASAPRPELDGTGLLWMSVLLPALYDGVAQAARDWLVAFLNSRAPSNLGAPLASLPRFQEVVGRIDTLLFANRSLLDSAVAGHIDPRHAGQIKHLVSRNAIQAVELAIEAAGNPGLSRRNPLERHYRDVLCSRIHTPQDDAVLGQVGRAALAQVAA from the coding sequence ATGAGTCACCCCCCATCCGCCACTGCGCTCGCCGAGCTGACCCAGGCACTTGCTGCCAACGCCGAGCGTTATGACCGCAGCGGTCAGTTCCCCGCCGACAACTTCAGCCTGCTCCACCGCCACGGCCTGCTGAGCCTGACCGTACCCCGTGCCCTCGGTGGCGGCGGCGCCGACCTGGCCACCGCACGCCAAGTGGTTGCCGCCGTCGGCAAGAGCGACCCGTCCACCGCCCTGATCCTGGTCATGCAGTACCTGCAGCACTTTCGCCTGCAGGACGAAGCCCGCTGGCCCGAGCACCTGCGCCTGCAGGTGGCCCGTGACGCGGTGGCCAACGGTGCGCTGATCAACGCCTTTCGCGTCGAGCCCGAGCTGGGCACACCCGCCCGCGGTGGCCTGCCAGCCACCGTGGCGCGGCGTACCCAGGAAGGTTGGCGGCTGTCCGGGCGCAAGATCTACTCCACCGGCAGCTACGGCCTGACCTGGTACCTGGTGTGGGCCCGCAGCGACGACCCGGACCCGCTGGTCGGTGGTTTTCTGGTGCACAAGGACACACCCGGCATCAGCATCGCCGAAGACTGGGACCACCTGGGCATGCGTGCTACCTGCAGCCACGAGGTGCGGTTCGATGACGTGCTGATCCCCCTGGACCATGCCGTCAGCGTCAGCCCTGCCAGCGCGCCGCGCCCCGAACTCGACGGCACCGGCCTGTTGTGGATGTCGGTGTTGCTGCCAGCGCTGTACGACGGCGTCGCCCAGGCGGCCCGAGACTGGCTGGTCGCGTTCCTCAATAGCCGCGCGCCGTCCAATCTGGGTGCGCCGTTGGCCAGCCTGCCGCGCTTCCAAGAGGTGGTCGGGCGCATCGATACCCTGCTGTTCGCCAACCGCAGCCTGCTGGATTCGGCGGTGGCCGGGCACATCGACCCGCGTCACGCTGGGCAGATCAAGCACTTGGTCAGCCGCAACGCCATCCAGGCCGTGGAGCTGGCCATCGAGGCCGCTGGCAATCCGGGCTTGTCGCGCCGCAACCCGCTGGAGCGCCACTACCGTGATGTGCTGTGCAGCCGCATCCACACGCCACAGGACGATGCCGTGCTGGGCCAGGTCGGGCGCGCAGCGCTGGCGCAGGTGGCAGCATGA
- a CDS encoding LLM class flavin-dependent oxidoreductase, protein MSRQLSLGAFLMATGHHVAAWRHPDVPADPMDFSSYRRAAQIAEAACFDALFVADSVAAPTDALASHSARSTYFEPLTLLSALSAVTERIGLIATATTSYNEPYPVARKFASLDHLSGGRAGWNLVTSDAAAEAGNFGRQAHIPHAERYARAREFQQVVQGLWDSWADDAFVRDKAAGLFHRPDGVRALDHAGEHFRVKGPLNVARSPQGRPVLVQAGSSETGRELAAQSAEVVFTAQPSLARAQAFYADLKGRLAGYGRGEDALKIMPGVFVVVGHSQAEAEEKYQQFQALVDPRVGVGLLGRMLGNFDLSAYPLDGPLPELPPTEDGQRSRQQLLTELAGNEQLTLAQLGRRIAGGRGHYSLVGTPAQIADELQAWFEGRAADGFNVLVPHLPLGLEDFASQVVPELQRRGLFRRQYQGRTLREHLGLQRPVNPFFTERGQP, encoded by the coding sequence ATGAGCCGCCAACTAAGTCTGGGCGCCTTCCTCATGGCCACCGGGCACCATGTGGCCGCCTGGCGCCACCCGGATGTACCGGCCGACCCCATGGATTTCAGCAGCTACCGCCGTGCCGCGCAGATCGCCGAAGCGGCCTGCTTCGACGCGTTGTTCGTCGCGGATAGCGTTGCCGCACCCACCGACGCCCTGGCCAGCCACAGCGCACGCTCGACCTACTTCGAGCCACTGACCTTGCTGTCGGCGCTGAGCGCGGTCACCGAGCGCATCGGCCTGATCGCCACCGCCACCACCAGCTACAACGAGCCTTACCCCGTAGCACGCAAGTTCGCCTCGCTGGATCATCTGTCCGGTGGCCGTGCTGGCTGGAACCTGGTTACGTCCGATGCGGCCGCCGAAGCCGGCAACTTTGGTCGGCAGGCGCACATCCCGCATGCCGAGCGCTATGCGCGCGCCCGGGAATTCCAGCAGGTCGTGCAAGGCCTGTGGGACAGCTGGGCAGACGACGCCTTCGTGCGTGACAAGGCCGCTGGGTTGTTCCACAGGCCTGATGGGGTGCGTGCACTGGACCATGCCGGCGAGCACTTTCGCGTCAAAGGCCCGCTGAACGTCGCTCGCTCGCCCCAGGGGCGGCCGGTGCTGGTTCAGGCGGGTTCTTCGGAAACCGGCCGCGAGCTGGCCGCGCAAAGTGCCGAGGTGGTGTTCACCGCGCAACCGAGCCTGGCACGCGCCCAAGCGTTCTACGCCGACCTCAAGGGCCGGTTGGCCGGTTACGGGCGGGGCGAGGACGCGCTGAAAATCATGCCCGGCGTGTTTGTAGTGGTCGGGCACAGCCAGGCTGAAGCCGAGGAAAAATACCAGCAGTTTCAAGCACTGGTCGACCCGCGCGTCGGTGTCGGTTTGCTCGGGCGCATGCTCGGCAATTTCGACCTTTCCGCTTACCCGCTCGACGGCCCGCTGCCCGAACTGCCGCCTACCGAAGATGGCCAGCGCAGCCGTCAGCAACTGCTTACCGAACTGGCCGGCAACGAACAACTGACACTGGCGCAGCTGGGCCGGCGCATTGCCGGTGGGCGAGGGCACTACAGCCTGGTCGGCACCCCGGCGCAGATCGCCGATGAACTGCAGGCCTGGTTCGAGGGCCGCGCCGCCGATGGCTTCAATGTGCTGGTGCCGCACCTGCCCTTGGGGCTGGAGGACTTTGCCAGCCAGGTAGTGCCCGAGCTGCAGCGCCGTGGGCTGTTCCGCCGCCAGTACCAGGGTCGCACCCTGCGTGAGCACTTGGGGCTGCAGCGCCCTGTTAATCCCTTCTTTACCGAACGAGGTCAACCATGA
- a CDS encoding RHS repeat-associated core domain-containing protein, translating to MFIFYQSGKPTTLVQSSRTTRIFNQDRQALAIQHRSHSSIIIIIASDKMQSSIMEAPGHVLHSLSYTPFGFYQAIGELPVGFNGEHCDAVTGMYGLGAGYRWFSTTLMRFSSPDNLSPFAKGGINAYTYVRNDPVNLLDLDGHAPSAPILHGTKMRRFQYGFRKIHAFDKNYGVYESKPSLFKKPKLLIYTHGRESEILIDGVSMGPFKFAKWLTSKNINPQKYRKVIFAACLGGYGESFGQKFSNQNNVKVSAIPGISDAVMVNGVEPGTFSFGLLSEPYKDMPETTPQRPWAYSFVDFTPQDAKKLRSA from the coding sequence ATGTTTATATTTTATCAGTCTGGCAAACCCACTACCTTGGTTCAATCTTCCAGAACTACTCGAATATTCAATCAGGACCGACAGGCGCTCGCCATTCAACACAGATCACACTCCTCTATTATTATCATAATTGCCTCAGACAAAATGCAATCCTCCATCATGGAGGCTCCCGGCCACGTCCTGCACTCACTGTCTTACACCCCTTTTGGCTTCTACCAAGCGATCGGGGAACTGCCTGTAGGCTTTAATGGCGAGCACTGCGACGCTGTGACAGGCATGTACGGTTTGGGTGCAGGATACCGTTGGTTTTCAACAACACTTATGCGTTTTTCGAGCCCTGACAACCTCAGCCCTTTTGCTAAAGGGGGCATCAATGCCTACACCTATGTTCGCAACGACCCGGTTAATCTGCTTGATCTAGACGGTCACGCGCCGTCGGCTCCAATACTCCATGGAACCAAGATGCGTCGGTTCCAATACGGTTTCAGAAAAATACACGCATTCGATAAAAATTATGGGGTCTATGAATCCAAACCTAGTCTTTTTAAAAAGCCAAAGCTATTGATATACACTCATGGCAGAGAGAGTGAAATACTAATCGACGGCGTCTCCATGGGCCCATTTAAATTCGCTAAATGGCTAACGAGCAAAAATATAAATCCCCAAAAATACAGGAAAGTCATTTTTGCCGCTTGCCTAGGAGGCTACGGCGAATCGTTTGGGCAAAAATTCTCAAATCAGAACAATGTAAAGGTGAGCGCTATTCCCGGCATTAGCGACGCAGTGATGGTAAACGGCGTAGAACCTGGCACCTTCAGTTTCGGGCTTTTATCCGAACCTTATAAAGACATGCCTGAGACAACACCACAACGCCCATGGGCTTACTCATTCGTAGATTTCACACCACAAGACGCTAAAAAACTTCGAAGCGCATGA
- a CDS encoding LysR family transcriptional regulator, giving the protein MKIDDMDAFVAVIRCQSTNLAAEALQLTQPAITRRVQNFEEDLGATLLDRNTKPLKPTPMGLRVYEQCKAILREIDSLRELVANDGAPSGTLRLGVPQTLGDVVLLDALAHIRDTYPVLRTQVTSGWGSSLIARMENGELDAAAALFPPGKIFPEGIASRSIARMPLRVVAAKGSASKRSYKLKDCYTRGWVLNPDGCGFRAGLQRALSEQGLSLSINLETFGTDLQLGLVASGQGLGLVPEPLLQSSRHRDALDVVNVTDFKPQVDLWLFHPRYLGNLQEPVELFGEIAGNRLSV; this is encoded by the coding sequence ATGAAAATCGATGACATGGACGCCTTCGTGGCGGTCATCCGTTGCCAGTCGACCAACCTTGCCGCCGAGGCCCTGCAACTGACCCAGCCGGCGATCACCCGCCGGGTGCAGAACTTCGAGGAAGACCTCGGCGCCACCCTGCTCGACCGCAACACCAAACCGCTCAAGCCAACGCCCATGGGCCTGCGGGTGTATGAGCAATGCAAGGCGATCCTGCGCGAAATCGATTCGCTGCGTGAACTGGTCGCCAATGATGGCGCCCCGTCAGGCACGCTACGCCTGGGCGTGCCGCAAACCCTGGGGGATGTGGTGCTGCTCGATGCCCTGGCACACATTCGCGACACCTACCCGGTGCTGCGCACGCAGGTCACCAGCGGCTGGGGCAGCAGCCTGATCGCACGCATGGAAAACGGCGAGCTCGACGCTGCCGCCGCGCTGTTCCCGCCGGGCAAGATCTTCCCCGAAGGCATCGCCAGCCGCTCGATTGCCCGCATGCCGCTGCGCGTGGTTGCCGCCAAGGGCAGCGCCAGCAAGCGCAGTTACAAGCTCAAGGATTGTTACACCCGGGGCTGGGTGCTCAACCCCGATGGTTGCGGTTTTCGCGCGGGGCTGCAGCGTGCCTTGAGCGAGCAAGGGCTGAGCCTGTCGATCAACCTGGAGACCTTTGGCACCGACCTGCAACTGGGCCTGGTCGCCAGTGGCCAAGGGCTAGGGCTGGTACCCGAACCGCTGCTGCAGAGTAGTCGCCATCGGGATGCACTGGATGTGGTCAATGTGACGGACTTCAAGCCACAAGTGGACTTGTGGCTGTTCCATCCGCGTTATTTGGGGAACCTGCAGGAACCAGTGGAGCTGTTTGGCGAGATTGCCGGTAACCGGCTGTCCGTGTGA